atttagggtttagaatttaagaaaaaattgatttaaaaaaattaaaaataaataaatgttaaTATATGAACCATTGAGGTGCTTGAATTCATTCTAGGTGTCTTGAGCATCCCTATATATATAGTCATTGTGCATCAATAttgcatgtgtaatataatacatacCGAGGTTGAGAAAGAACATGtgtatataatttttatataaaaaataactagataaaattattattatgtgttaaaattatttttaatgtaaaaaaatattaatataattttattttgtactttatcaaaattaattagtaaaagtTAGATTCTTAATAAAtatacaaaataaattttaaagcaaGATTTCCAGAGATTTTTACTAATTTtcgaaatattaaaaaaaatataaatctgttATCTTAATAGTCTCTTAGTACTGGCGTATGAATATAGAGAGAAATGAAGTTGGACTCGCAGCGGCGGccattttttgtttttctttttttttaataattaattctcTTCTAGCTTCAAGGGCTCTAATTTATGAATCGTCTCACGAAGAGATTAGGCGACTCAAATCCATGGCTTCCGCCGGTTCCGACGGCGATGAAGTCGTCCTCGTGCTGATTGATCCCTCCGCCTTTGAGGATGAGCTTGTAGCTCGAGAGGATCTTGCATCTATTTCAACCTTAGATATCGATTCCTGGAATCTTGATCTAATTCTCCTATCGCCGGCTATAAAAATTCTAGCGGCTCAAAGCAGGCAAGTTTGCTTTACCGATGACTTCTTTGGTAATTCGAGAATTCTTCTTGTTCCAGCAGTTGTATGTTGGCTGTTGCCTCAAATGTCTTTCTGGGATTCCTTGCAGGCTTGTGGAACAGTCCACCTATTTCCGTAGCCTTTTCTGTGGAAACTTCAGGTTACATCCTCTGTTGAAAATGAATTGcgttttctttctctttttgcagtaaaattttgaattttcttgaTTCTTGGCTTTTGGGCTAGCATGTTTTCTTGTCCTTTTTAATGGAGTTCTTGTCATTTTTTCCTGTTTTGTTGTACAATTAGACAGCAGAGAAGAATGTTTAATGGTTATGCAAATTGGTCTCATAATGTTTTTGGCTTCTGAATGTGTTATCTGTATTATGGAACTTGCTATGTAAAGGCTTATCTTCAGCAATCATTGACCATTGCATTAgatgctttgaaaattttgatgaccCAGTTGTAGAACTTAGGCAATACGTAGTAATGATGataatttaggattttttttggtTCAATTATATACCTTGATTGTGCATATTATGACATTGTATCTCTCATCCTTAATTATAGtaatttacaattttttttgttcAATTATTTGTTCCATGGTCCTGCATATTATCACATTTTACTATCATCCTTGCAGTGAATCAGGGCTTACACAGGTATCCATACAGTGGAACTTTGAAGGGTTCCTCACCTTCTTGCAGTTTATACATGGCTCCCAGCTATATATAACATCCAACGATTTTCTTCAAATTCTGGAGGCATGTTTACATACTCCTTGCGGATCAGAAATTTTTCATTCAAATACTGAAAAGGCTGGTTATTCATTTGCTGTATTCATCATTTTTTATGTCTGGAGGAAACATACCATTAGCTCCTTAAAACTTGAGCTTTAATGATCCATGAAGGTTTGTAGGTTCCATTCGAGGATTTGAAATATAATACTCTAATTATTTTCCTTTTGTTTATCTAGACTTCTCTATATTTCGGTGTTGAGACGCTTCTGGTTGAATGTGAGTCATGGTTTCATAAGATGACATATGCAAGAGGGCTACAAATTCCCCTGAATTTAGTAATTGAAGTATGGAATTTTGGCTTAGAGCATGGTAAGTATTGAATTGTATAATTTTTTGCGTAAATGATGGCATCTAAACATTCCACGAAATTATGATGCTAACATGAGCAAATGCTCAAATGATCTTAACGTAAATTTTGACTGATCTGCATTTTCAGGTGTTGGATTTGTTCCAGAACTCTGCAAGGGCTATCTTGCTAGGAACTTTGTAGGTACAAGATGTGTTTGACCATGATTTTATCTTTGTTTATTCTTTCTTGTGCTATTTGTATGGTCTAGTTAACTTTATATAGTCAATGTTTCAAAAACTAGACTGGAGATCAAACTGTTAAGATTATCTGGTcattgattcaaccaatcaaaCCCGTCCAACTGGTTAACTTGAGAAATAAAAACATAGCCCTAATTTAGAgttaatatttataaatcatTTTATATGGGTTtgctaaatatattaaaaataataacaaatctaCTAGTTCAATTGTCAACTTGAAAAATAATGTGATGATATAATTTATTCTGtaacaaatattttaattaagGATAAATTCTATGTATATAATATTTTCAGTAAtgaaattattaagaattttataaaatttatatgtaatataatcaaaaaattcaaaagaaagcaCAAACTCGTATTAGGGTAGATTCAAACCCCCTGTCTTGAAAAATGGTTAAGCATCTAACCATAAAGCTAATAACCCAGTTTGTTATATTTGTGTTGATTGCAAGTTTATAACGGTTTTTACCATTCATATAACGTGTATTTTTCTTTCCAACCAGACCAGATTTATGGCTGGGTTCTGGTTAACCAGTTGAGCCATCCGGTCTGATTTTAAAAACATAGTATATAATTAACCATTTCATAGATATGTTTTCCTTGGAGATTTTGGAGACTGCTTATTTAATTCTTGTATATTGTTGGATAGCAGTCTAATACCGATTTATCATGTCTTCCTGTTGCACCCAGTTTTCCATACTTCCATGTTGTTTTTAAATAGCTGATAGCCTACTACTATTAAACTCTCAGCATTCCTGTCTCTTCAAGTTGAATTATACATACAATAGTTTTATAAAAGCAGCAATCAACTTATTGATATTGGAAGATCATAAAATTTTTCCAATGTCTCATTTCCAGATCCCAATAGGTATAGGAAGAAGCCGCACCAAATACATATTTTTTCTATCAACCTTTTCCAGTGTTTCATTTTGTCCTTTCAAGTGAATTTGACAATCTTCCAGTATAGGCTTTTAATTTGATGGGTAACATTGATGAACCTACTATGAACCCTATAAACTTAGTGGAGAGCAGATTAATAAAATAATCTTAAATCTTTGTGTAGTTTGAGATTCAGAAGTGAAGGAAATCATTTTGTCTACTAATAGTAGGTAAATTGGCTTGTATTATTTAGACGGGTATTGAACTGTCAATATAAGAAAAGGATTGTTTAATACTTTGCATTTAGGTTTTATATATTGTTCCAATACTAATTAACAATTTGACTTTTGTGATAATAAGATAACTGGCAACTATCATAAGGGAACTGATTAAGGGAGTGTTTGGGAGAGCTTTTGCTTATTTAAAAGTGAttcttatagatattattttgaaGTTAGTGAGAAACTAAAGTATGAAGTGTTTGGAAATATAAGTCAAGAGCTAATACAAGGTAAAGTTGGAGTGCTTGATGAATAATTGCTTCTAAgcttaatttttagttaaatgaCAATAATATCCTTAAACTATATAAATGAATCTTTTTTAATTATCCAAATATAATTTTGATACACTatttgtttatataattattattatattttaaatattatatcaaaattatttttttataatgaaaaaatatataaaattaataaaaataaaaataaaaaatgacaaaatttatattaatacataaaaatatgtataaaaaatttttagaaatacaaattatataaaaatataaaatattatttaaaaaataaatatcgcAGAAGTGTGATGACAATtatgtaaaatgataaatttattaaggtAAAAAATGTGGTGGCAATTgtgtaaaatgataaatttattaagtaCATAAATGTCAACTTTTAATTTTAgatcataaataaaaaaacagAACCAAGAAAAGCGTCAAATTCTTGCTTCCAATTTTTGAGTAAAAGTTATAAAAGCTGAAACAGAAGTTGACATTCACAAACACTCAAAAATGCTTCCATATAGCTAGAATCTAAGAAGCGCTTAGTAAAAGCTCTACCAAACACTCCCTAAGAGAGCCAACCTAGGCCTTAGCACACTTGGAGCTAACATTAATGGTTCCATTATAAAAAAGTGCATATTAATGACAAAACAATTTGTCGCTAAAGTTAATAATTTGTCACTATAAGCTTTCGTTGCTTTGGAGGCAATAATTTTGGTACTAGATTAATTGGTCTAAGTCTCATAGTTAAAATTATTAGTAATAGTAAATTAATTGATCCATCAATAATTGTGACGCTAGTGACAACTTTTTTCATTATTAATTGACAATCTATTTTAAAATATCACCACTAAATGTTACATTtgtgataaaattttattataaaagattTTTTGTCATACATATAATTATTATCTGCACTTTATCACCAAAATACTTTTAGTGACAACTATTTGATACTAGCTGTAAGTTGTGACTAAAACTTCATGTTATAGTGGTCCAGCATTGAATGAAGATGAATTCAAGGTCGCCAATAAAGTCTTTTGAATCCTCATATTGGTGTTTGGTTAAGCAGTCAAGTGCTTATCCATTCTTGATATTTCATCCAGTATCTTGAAGCATGTAATAGATAATTCCTAATTTTATTTGGTTTGAATTTGAACatgtttcttattttattttcttccaaAAATATGTCTGTTAATTGGTTAGTTCGTGAATCATGATAAAGAGTAATCTGGATTTTTTTTTAGGCATGGATTACATCATGGAGCTCATTTCCTGATATTCCTTATGATCTATTACATTCCTGTATTGTACATCCTCTGCTGACTTTGGATAGGTTGGTTTTTGTCTTCTATAGATTGAGTTGTGGAACTAGATGAACTAATTTCTAGTTGCCACTTATATTTAGTGAGAGGCAACTATGCGAGACATTAGTAAACTGGATTTCTACAAACAGAACATCCTGGAAAGGCTCATCAAGTAATTATCACTTCGACATTCTTAAGAAGGTAAAAGATTTAAGTTTCCTTCACATAtcatggaaaagaaatctgctatCACCAAAGTTTCAGAAATTCTTTGCTGGATGCAGATGCTTCTATTTTTCTAACATATGATTCATAATAGTCGACAAGTTAAATTGTTTGTGAAGGAGCTGCTTTCTTCTTTTGCTAAATGATCTTATCTCTTTCCTGACCAGGTGAAGATCTGCCTTCTGCCATTAGAGTTCATTGCAGGTAGTTCTTAACTTGGTTTAACTGTTGTGAAAGTAGGTTTTCTGATTTTGTTTGAACTGTCATTTAGAACTAGCTTGGGTGGTGTTCCTGTGAGGTGTGTTCCTGTAGGTTTGGGAAAAGACTTATCACAGCTTGGTGTAGAGGGCATTGGTACTTTTCTGGATCAGTTGAAAGATTGCTCCTCAAGCATACTTCGTGCTGTTGAAGGTGATGAGTTGGATGATTTGAGAATTCGAGTGACGGAATTTACTGAGGTtattattctgttatttatttaatagattaaatgattaaaatatgtttttttcTTGTTGATCTTTCTTCAAGAATCTGactttaaaaacaatttatttttcTATGCTTGTTTGGGCAGTCCAAATAGGTAATTAATTGTATGCCTGGTTGAAGCCAATTTTGCTTGCTGATTTAAAATTCACATAACAACCTGTCATTTCGTTGGAATCTGTTGTTTTAATggaaaggatgaagaaaaaatggATTTGTTTTTGTCAAGAAGTAAGAAACGTGAAATTGTTTTCTCATTCTCAATAGACTATTTAGGGGTCTGTTTACCTTAAGGATGAAAAGTGGACAGAAAGGGATCCATATAGGAATATTTGGAGGGAGGAGATGATGAGGAATCAACATCCATTCAATTCAAATCTGTTTAACTAGTGaagagaaaaaaaggaaagacggagaaaattttgtaaaataacCTCGTTCTCTGTCTTCTGTCTTCTCCGCACTGATTTAGCACAACACCATTCCATTCTAATTGCCTCCTTGACAAGGAGGAATGACGTTGTTGATCTCTCGATCGTTTCCTTCTCCCAATTCAAATCCCAATGTTCTCCTGCACCTGCATCTTCTTCTCAATAGAACTTGTTTGCAGCAGGAGCTCTTTGCCAAATCACTCCAGTCGCCTTCGGGAGGACGTCACACACTTGTACTTCTGCCAGCTTGTCTCCTCAATGATACTAGCAACCTCAAAGATCCAATATGGGCAAGACTTATGTTGTCCTTTATGGTTCTCTTCAATGTTCATCACCTCATCACCAAGTTGCTCTACCCTAACTGTCTAACATGAAGCTCTCTATGGAGCCGTTGGCGGAGATGCCTGAAGATGACCATTTACCTAACACTTGCATTGTTGtattcatcttcatcatctggaTGCCTTAGTGCTTGAGGCAAAAATAAGATTTCAAGTGGAATTAGTGGAAGACTTTGGCTTCTACCTATTTGGGGTGGTCGGATTTTGGAGAAAAATCAAATCTGCAGAATGAGATTGATGCCCTTCCCTCCTGAATTTTTGTATAGGTAAATAGTGGATGGAAGCCCATTCTTACCTTGACCTCGTGCCCATCTATAGAAGTAATTCCATCCTTCAGAGTAACAAAGGTTTAGTTCTACATCCCCATCATGACAAATTGAGTACATTTAGAAATTTTGGATGCAACTTGTGAAATAGTTTGTTCTAGCTATAAGTTTGATACTCCACCCATTTCATGAAGTTTTCAACCTAGTTTAGCAGTGATACCCAATATTCAGTGATCCCTTCCCTAAACTCATTCATGTTTCTGCAAATCTTATCAAAGGGTTTgcaccaattttttttttctttgacaaAACGTTATAAATAAGTCAAATCTTCAAATAGCTCATTGTGGCTTCAGAAAATCCAACAGCTACTACTATCTTGCttatacaaaaaaataaaatacaagtaaTTAGTAGTAcaaagtttcaaattttaatttttgatttagtTTCTATTTATGGGGATTGTATTTGTGTTTCAAAttttgttttgtggcaattgGCACGAGCGAAAATTTTCATTTCGCTTGTACATGCAAGATGGTGCAAAATCTTTAGTTTGTGAGTGTATCCTTCATCACAAGCTTATCCTTCATTTGTGACTGCGTCCATAAGCAAATCCTTTGCTTGCATCATCATTCGTGAGGTCATCCTTTGTCCCACGACTGAGCTAGTTGGAAAGAAAGCATGAGGTAGCGGTTTGAATCTCACTTgtgtcaaagaaaaaaaaaattctaaccaaTGCAATGTTGGGAGGTAGCGGTCAATCAAGTCAAGTACTCCACACATACATGAAGAGGGAGTGCCATCCACATATAAAAGGAGTATTAACAACAAATGTATAAATTGGTCCGACTCCTTATATAGGATTCAGCTTGATCAGCAAAGACACTAGCCTACCAACCTAGTAGAATCTCTCATATACACACCCACCCACCCACACGTGTTTTTTTATTTGGGTACTCTATTAAGAATATGcaaaataaaatatatgaaaCTTCTGTTTATTTAGTCCTAGTACAAGAAATGTTGATTGTTAGTTTTATAAACAATCATGGACAAGGAACttctccaagaaaatgtcaagagTGTCTTTGTCGTCGACACAAATGAAATATTTGTATGAGAAAGTACCTGTATGatctttgttcttttatgcatCTTCTTTAAAAATACTAGTCCTGTTCTAAGTTGTATGCCTAATCAGcttaataaaatgtttaatctCTGAAGTTCAACATTGTTAAGCCTGGTTTTCTAATCAGCAATGGAAAATAAGACTTTGTACGGGTAGTATCTAACTTCTAATTTATTATTGCTTTTAACATGCAATCATGCTCTTGTGTTGTCAATTTACTTTACCACAAAGTGAATTTGGTATTGTTTAGTAGTGATTTGGAAAGGCACAAAATTCCTAATTTACTTTTTATCATCCAGAAAATTGTTCTTTCCGGCTGCATTCACATAACAGCTGCTTCAATTCTTCTGGCGCTGTTTCCATCTGATTTGGAAATGACATCCAAGAAAAGGATAATGCATGCTTTTACAGAGGCTGATAGTGGCAGAATGAACAACAATGTGAGGCTAGAGAAGCCAATAAGATTATTTACCTTTAGTAGTGTACGTGAGGTGGATATTTCTAAGTGCCCAAAGTTGCACATTGTTGCCACAATTAAATGTTTAGCTTTGGCATTTCCATCACTGAGTATTCTGAGGGCCTCTCACTGTTTACAATTTAAAATGGaagatttatattttttgataCAAAACATTCCTAAACTCACTGAAGCTGACATTTCTGTTGATGTGAGTCCTCTTTTACCTGCAAAAGTATATATTGTATCTACAAACATCGAAGAATATCGTGTTTCCAATACCAGTTCATATGCAATGCTAGGAGATAAATCATTGTTCAGTGTTGCTAGGCCCACATTGGAAAATCCAATTATGTCAAATATCTCAAAACTCACACTCGAGGGACGACGTGATATTACTGGTAAGACTGCAACATCCTTTTGTCAAATATCTTAAACCATAGCTCTTAGTGAACACCTGTTCTTCActtattattctctatttacCTCTCAATAAGATAGTACTATGGAGATGATATATTTAGTTCATTGCTCACAATGTATTTATCTAGTACtagaaaaaatgtttttttaaaatatttattgttATATTCTATCAGTTAATTTTACCATTCAAAATTGGGTAATTATAATTTCTTGTTCATTTATTTCCAGACGCAGACTTGTTGAAGATATCTGCTCTCTGTGGTTCTTTATCTTACTTAAACATCAAAGGTTGCACTGTGGTAACAGATATGGGGATATCAACACTTGTAAGCAAGTGTCTGAAAATCCAATCTCTTTTTCTATCATATACATCTGTTGGTAGAAATTCAATTGAGGTGCTTTGTTCAGACTGCTTACTGATTCAGAAATTTACGGAAGTGGATGATCACAAATATTCAAAGACGATTGCCTATAGGCTCCATCAGCTTCATATTGATGGTTGTAAAGGTATTGAAATTCACTCTTCTAATTCAACATCCACAAGATGAAACCATAGTCATTTTAACTTGAACTCGAACATTACTAGAACTATGATGCAACAACAACCAACCCTTTATCCCACTAAGTCGGGTCGCTATATGGCTCCTACACCATTGGACTCGATCCCCAAACATTATTATAATTTTGATGTTGGAGGGTAACTATTGATTATTCATTTTGTAAACAAGTACTGAATTTGGCTTTTCAAAATTGCTTTGGATTCATAATTGTTTTTTTGGCTTTGCATGACTTATCTATACAAGGATAGCTATGGTAAGTTGAAGTTCTGGTGCAGGTGTGGACCGAGATTCTCTCTCACAACTGATGCGTTGTTCATACATGTTAAAGGGACTGATACTAAGGGAAACTGCTATTAATGATGATGCCCTTTACAATTTTTCAGGTTCCTTCCTTGAAAGTCTTGATGTTTCCGAGACTGTGGTAATTACCTTTTTAACTCAACAAATTTCTTTCTATAGTAATATTGTGTATCTagattaataattctcttttgttAATTTGTCTGATTCTCAGTGAGTTTATAAACTGTTTCCCTTGTGGACCATGCTTTATCATTCCTCTCATTGCATCCTATCGTGCTAATCTAAACTAGGTCTGTGTTCAAATAGGCATGCATGAAAACTAGCTATAAGTAAgtttttttattctttatttttccaaaTCATATGGCCAAAACTTAGTTTGCTAAAACACATAAAGCCTTAACCAGCTGCTGTATCCTCTGATATTGAATTGTTTGATGTGTGAGTTTTAGAATTGATAAAAATTTTGGGGTTACAATCTTCAAGGTGAAGTGTGCAACCTTAAGTGCATTACTTTTGTTAGACAATATATGAAACCTAGTCTAGGATTTACCTTAGTCTGATGTCTATGTTTAGAGCTAGGTGAAGGGGAAACATGCCTCTGCTCATAGACTGAATGCCAAATCACTGCAATTTGAAGTCAGAAGTTGGAACTATGTGAAGGGGAGCATGCATCTGCTGACAACTTGACTACCAAGCCGCTAGGCGGAGTTTTGGTGAATGTGATCATCAGTCCTACCTACCCCAGCTCGTGATTCAATACAACTTTGCCTCACCCAGATGCAAGAACAACCAGTATCAACATCTGTTCCTGATTTGACTGCCTATGTACTCCAACTCTCATTAGAGTTTTTCAGATCATGATCAAAGGGATTGTCGCCTGCTCATTTTGTTAGCTTAGATTTTACTCCGCCTGTATGTGAATATCATGTTTTCTTTCATTATTTTCAcacccattttttttttttaatcttagaTGAGTTTTTCTAGTTTAATATCTAGAATTGGgttgttttttttagtttttcaagCCGTGCATATATAAGATCTATGCTCTAGCTTAAGGTTGAGTGGTAGATAATATAGAAAAACTAATCTAAGGTTTACCTAGTCTTGTGCCTAGGTTTAGATAGAATTTGCTATTTGGATAAATTTAATCATACTCGAGGATTATAATTACGAGTTATAGTTCCATACAGTAATCATACTTGTAGTCTCTCCTTTCCCAATATTCTACAACTT
This region of Zingiber officinale cultivar Zhangliang chromosome 9A, Zo_v1.1, whole genome shotgun sequence genomic DNA includes:
- the LOC122018826 gene encoding BTB/POZ domain-containing protein FBL11-like isoform X1 — its product is MASAGSDGDEVVLVLIDPSAFEDELVAREDLASISTLDIDSWNLDLILLSPAIKILAAQSRLVEQSTYFRSLFCGNFSESGLTQVSIQWNFEGFLTFLQFIHGSQLYITSNDFLQILETSLYFGVETLLVECESWFHKMTYARGLQIPLNLVIEVWNFGLEHGVGFVPELCKGYLARNFAWITSWSSFPDIPYDLLHSCIVHPLLTLDSERQLCETLVNWISTNRTSWKGSSSNYHFDILKKVKICLLPLEFIAGLGKDLSQLGVEGIGTFLDQLKDCSSSILRAVEGDELDDLRIRVTEFTEKIVLSGCIHITAASILLALFPSDLEMTSKKRIMHAFTEADSGRMNNNVRLEKPIRLFTFSSVREVDISKCPKLHIVATIKCLALAFPSLSILRASHCLQFKMEDLYFLIQNIPKLTEADISVDVSPLLPAKVYIVSTNIEEYRVSNTSSYAMLGDKSLFSVARPTLENPIMSNISKLTLEGRRDITDADLLKISALCGSLSYLNIKGCTVVTDMGISTLVSKCLKIQSLFLSYTSVGRNSIEVLCSDCLLIQKFTEVDDHKYSKTIAYRLHQLHIDGCKGVDRDSLSQLMRCSYMLKGLILRETAINDDALYNFSGSFLESLDVSETVVSLEALSLVIRRNPDIRCLKATGCTNLNQCVGENLVFTSYNDIRDHFFEVTRHCILEEIAFGWGFSSLSVEELLHLNCLRGITIGLGASPGHHLLNALPKICPMLQSVILIFQVISDSILRSFGESLKNLRVLHLCCCLGDLTSFNFTSGMHLLRILRLERVTPWMTNEDLSVLTQNCPLVLEFSLTGCKLLDSASQKIIADGWPGLTFIHLEECGQITLSGVSSLFNCKAIEDLLLRHNGKGIGRKFIHDATSSLPLLRKLALDLCDACEGGFDSPLHAERCFLSAVMISRCKSQKCAFESLAVGSCRSVHKDTIVLEWNCKDARTSVVKERI
- the LOC122018826 gene encoding BTB/POZ domain-containing protein FBL11-like isoform X3, which translates into the protein MASAGSDGDEVVLVLIDPSAFEDELVAREDLASISTLDIDSWNLDLILLSPAIKILAAQSRLVEQSTYFRSLFCGNFSESGLTQVSIQWNFEGFLTFLQFIHGSQLYITSNDFLQILETSLYFGVETLLVECESWFHKMTYARGLQIPLNLVIEVWNFGLEHGVGFVPELCKGYLARNFAWITSWSSFPDIPYDLLHSCIVHPLLTLDSERQLCETLVNWISTNRTSWKGSSSNYHFDILKKVKICLLPLEFIAGLGKDLSQLGVEGIGTFLDQLKDCSSSILRAVEGDELDDLRIRVTEFTEKIVLSGCIHITAASILLALFPSDLEMTSKKRIMHAFTEADSGRMNNNVRLEKPIRLFTFSSVREVDISKCPKLHIVATIKCLALAFPSLSILRASHCLQFKMEDLYFLIQNIPKLTEADISVDVSPLLPAKVYIVSTNIEEYRVSNTSSYAMLGDKSLFSVARPTLENPIMSNISKLTLEGRRDITDADLLKISALCGSLSYLNIKGCTVVTDMGISTLVSKCLKIQSLFLSYTSVGRNSIEVLCSDCLLIQKFTEVDDHKYSKTIAYRLHQLHIDGCKGSFLESLDVSETVVSLEALSLVIRRNPDIRCLKATGCTNLNQCVGENLVFTSYNDIRDHFFEVTRHCILEEIAFGWGFSSLSVEELLHLNCLRGITIGLGASPGHHLLNALPKICPMLQSVILIFQVISDSILRSFGESLKNLRVLHLCCCLGDLTSFNFTSGMHLLRILRLERVTPWMTNEDLSVLTQNCPLVLEFSLTGCKLLDSASQKIIADGWPGLTFIHLEECGQITLSGVSSLFNCKAIEDLLLRHNGKGIGRKFIHDATSSLPLLRKLALDLCDACEGGFDSPLHAERCFLSAVMISRCKSQKCAFESLAVGSCRSVHKDTIVLEWNCKDARTSVVKERI
- the LOC122018826 gene encoding BTB/POZ domain-containing protein FBL11-like isoform X4; its protein translation is MASAGSDGDEVVLVLIDPSAFEDELVAREDLASISTLDIDSWNLDLILLSPAIKILAAQSRLVEQSTYFRSLFCGNFSESGLTQVSIQWNFEGFLTFLQFIHGSQLYITSNDFLQILETSLYFGVETLLVECESWFHKMTYARGLQIPLNLVIEVWNFGLEHGVGFVPELCKGYLARNFAWITSWSSFPDIPYDLLHSCIVHPLLTLDSERQLCETLVNWISTNRTSWKGSSSNYHFDILKKVKICLLPLEFIAGLGKDLSQLGVEGIGTFLDQLKDCSSSILRAVEGDELDDLRIRVTEFTEKIVLSGCIHITAASILLALFPSDLEMTSKKRIMHAFTEADSGRMNNNVRLEKPIRLFTFSSVREVDISKCPKLHIVATIKCLALAFPSLSILRASHCLQFKMEDLYFLIQNIPKLTEADISVDVSPLLPAKVYIVSTNIEEYRVSNTSSYAMLGDKSLFSVARPTLENPIMSNISKLTLEGRRDITDADLLKISALCGSLSYLNIKGCTVVTDMGISTLVSKCLKIQSLFLSYTSVGRNSIEVLCSDCLLIQKFTEVDDHKYSKTIAYRLHQLHIDGCKGVDRDSLSQLMRCSYMLKGLILRETAINDDALYNFSGSFLESLDVSETVVSLEALSLVIRRNPDIRCLKATGCTNLNQCVGENLVFTSYNDIRDHFFEVTRHCILEEIAFGWGFSSLSVEELLHLNCLRGITIGLGASPGHHLLNALPKICPMLQSVILIFQVISDSILRSFGESLKNLRVLHLCCCLGDLTSFNFTSGMHLLRILRLERVTPWMTNEDLSVLTQNCPLVLEFSLTGCKLLDSASQKIIADGWPGLTFIHLEFIYIYIYIYIYIYT
- the LOC122018826 gene encoding BTB/POZ domain-containing protein FBL11-like isoform X2; amino-acid sequence: MASAGSDGDEVVLVLIDPSAFEDELVAREDLASISTLDIDSWNLDLILLSPAIKILAAQSRLVEQSTYFRSLFCGNFSESGLTQVSIQWNFEGFLTFLQFIHGSQLYITSNDFLQILETSLYFGVETLLVECESWFHKMTYARGLQIPLNLVIEVWNFGLEHGVGFVPELCKGYLARNFAWITSWSSFPDIPYDLLHSCIVHPLLTLDSERQLCETLVNWISTNRTSWKGSSSNYHFDILKKVKICLLPLEFIAGLGKDLSQLGVEGIGTFLDQLKDCSSSILRAVEGDELDDLRIRVTEFTEKIVLSGCIHITAASILLALFPSDLEMTSKKRIMHAFTEADSGRMNNNVRLEKPIRLFTFSSVREVDISKCPKLHIVATIKCLALAFPSLSILRASHCLQFKMEDLYFLIQNIPKLTEADISVDVSPLLPAKVYIVSTNIEEYRVSNTSSYAMLGDKSLFSVARPTLENPIMSNISKLTLEGRRDITDADLLKISALCGSLSYLNIKGCTVVTDMGISTLVSKCLKIQSLFLSYTSVGRNSIEVLCSDCLLIQKFTEVDDHKYSKTIAYRLHQLHIDGCKGVDRDSLSQLMRCSYMLKGLILRETAINDDALYNFSGSFLESLDVSETVVSLEALSLVIRRNPDIRCLKATGCTNLNQCVGENLVFTSYNDIRDHFFEVTRHCILEEIAFGWGFSSLSVEELLHLNCLRGITIGLGASPGHHLLNALPKICPMLQSVILIFQVISDSILRSFGESLKNLRVLHLCCCLGDLTSFNFTSGMHLLRILRLERVTPWMTNEDLSVLTQNCPLVLEFSLTGCKLLDSASQKIIADGWPGLTFIHLEGKGIGRKFIHDATSSLPLLRKLALDLCDACEGGFDSPLHAERCFLSAVMISRCKSQKCAFESLAVGSCRSVHKDTIVLEWNCKDARTSVVKERI